One genomic segment of Cottoperca gobio chromosome 21, fCotGob3.1, whole genome shotgun sequence includes these proteins:
- the usp9 gene encoding ubiquitin carboxyl-terminal hydrolase 9X isoform X2, whose protein sequence is MTATTRGSPVGGNDSQGQGQAPDAQSQPPLPQNQTSSPNSSNENSPVSPPDEQGQGDGPPQLEEEEPAFPHTDLAKLDDMINRPRWVVPVLPKGELEVLLEAAIDLSKKGLDVKCEACQRFFRDGLTISFTKILTDEAVSGWKFEIHRCIINNTHRLVELCVAKLSQDWFPLLELLAMATNPHCKFHIYNGTRPSETVPAGAQLADDELFARPPDPRSPKGWLVDLINKFGTLNGFQMLHDRFMSGQALNVQIIAALIKPFGQCYEFLTLHTVKKYFLPVIEMVPQFLENLTDEELKKEAKNEAKNDALSMIIKSLKNLASRVPGQEETVKNLEIFRLKMILRLLQISSFNGKMNALNEVNKVISSVSYYTHRHNPEEEEWLTAERMAEWIQQNHILSIVLRDSLHQPQYVEKLEKILRFVIKEKALTMQDLDNIWAAQAGKHEAIVKNVHDLLAKLAWDFSPEQLDHLFDCFKASWTNASKKQREKLLELIRRLAEDDKDGVMAHKVLNLLWNLAHSDDVPVDIMDQALSAHIKILDYSCSQDRDTQKIQWIDRFIEELRTNDKWVIPALKQIREICSLFGEAPQNLRKKMPINIQTNLVGQTQRSPHVFYRHDLINQLQHNHALVTLVAENLSAYMETMRQFSKEEQAEFDPQTVRPGSRYSHVQEVQERLNFLRFLLKDGQLWLCAPQAKQIWKCLAENAVFLCDREACFKWYSKLMGDEPDLDPDINKDFFENNVLQLDPSLLTENGMKCFERFFKAVNCREGKLVAKRRAYMMDDLELIGLDYLWRVVIQGSDDIASRAIDLLKEIYTNLGPKLQVNQVEIHEDFIQSCFDRLKASYDTLCVLDGDKDSINCARQEAIRMVRVLTVLKEYINECDSDYHEERTILPMSRAFRGKHITLIVRFPNQGRQVDDLDIWSHTNDTIGSVRRGILNRIKANAAHTKIELFIGGEVVDPADDRKLIGQLNLKDKTLITAKLTQVSANMPSSPDSSSDSSTGSPGNHGNHFSDGPNPEVESCLPGVIMSLHLRYISFLWQVADLGCNLNMPLLRDGARVLMKLMPPDNTTVENLRAVCLDHAKLGENSLSPSLDSRFFGPSPSQVLYLIEVVYALLMPASATLGEDASDFQYNFLKSGGLPLVLSMLTRNNFLPSADMETRRGAYLNALKIAKLLLTAVGFGHVKAVAEACQPNAEGNIPVSPINQATHDQALVLQSALQNIPNPASECMLRNVAIRLAQQISDEVTENNFFQASKYIPDICVIRAVQKIVWASGCGTVQLVFSSNEEISKIYEKTNAAKEPDGEDEQVCCEALEVMTLCFALMPTALDTLSKEKAWQTFIIDLLLHCHSKSVRQMAQEQFFLMATRCCMGHRPLLFFITLLFTVLGTTAKERAKHAGDYFTLLRHLLNYAYNSNINLPNAEVLLNNEIDWLKRIKDEVKRTGETGVEETILEGHLGVTKELLAFQTPEKKYYIGCEKGGANLIKELIDDFIFPASNVYLQYMKSGEFPTEQAIPVCSTPASINAGFELLVALAVGCVRNLKQIVDTLTDMYYLGCETLTEWEYLPPVGPRPNKGFVGLKNAGATCYMNSVIQQLYMIPPIRNGILAIEGTGTDVDDEMSGDEKQENESNVDPRDEVFSYHHQFDDKPSSKSEDRKEYNIGVLRHLQVIFGHLAASRLQYYVPRGFWKQFRLWGEPVNLREQHDALEFFNSLVDSLDEALKALGHPAMLSKVLGGSFADQKICQGCPHRYECEESFTTLNVDIRNHQNLLDSMEQYVKGDLLEGANAYHCEKCNKKVDTVKRLLIKKLPPVLAIQLKRFDYDWERECAIKFNDYFEFPRELDMEPYTVAGVAKLEGDDVNPENQVIQQNEPSEPTPPGSSKYRLVGVLVHSGQASGGHYYSYIIQRNGGDGEKNRWYKFDDGDVTECKMDDEEEMKNQCFGGEYMGEVFDHMMKRMSYRRQKRWWNAYILFYERMDSLDKDSELVKYISELTISSTKPNQVKMPGVIECSVRKQNVQFMHNRMQYSLEYFQFIKKLLTCNSVYLNPPPGQDHLLPEAEEIAMISAQLAARFLFSTGFHTKKVVRGPASDWYDALCILLRHSKNVRYWFAHKVLFAYPNRFSEYLLECPSAEVRGAFAKLIVFIAHFSLQDGPCPSPTASPGPSTQGCDNLSLSDHLLRAVLNLLRREVSEHGRHLQQYFNLFVMYANLGLAEKTQLLKLNVPATFMLVALDEGPGPPIKYQYAELGKLYTVVSQLVRCCDVAARMQSSINGNPPLPNPYGDTNLTTPVMPVQQLVAEILFVRTSYVKKIIEDCSNSEETVKLLRFSCWENPQFSSTVLSELLWQVAYSYTYELRPYLDLLLQILLIEDSWQTHRIHNVLKGIPDDRDGLFDTIQRSKNHYQKRAYQCIKCMVALFSNCSVAYQILQSNGDLKRKWTWAVEWLGDELERRPYTGNPQYTYNNWSPPVQSNETSNGYFLERSHSARMTLAKACELCPEEEPDEQEAPDDQDSSPPEDTSLYPHSPGTTQFQQNNHPHGQPYTGPAAQHMNNPQRPGPASAPTPGPTQTTPGPTQTTPGPGPTPGPGPRAQENWESTEEVAPAPAPAPTTSTTPAPAPPKE, encoded by the exons AGGTGTATCATCAATAACACACACCGGttggtggagctgtgtgtggccAAGCTCTCTCAGGACTGGTTCCCtctactggagctgctggccATGGCCACCAACCCTCACTGCAAGTTCCACATCTACAATGGCACACGGCCCTCTGAGACTGTCCCCGCTGGAGCACAGCTGGCCGACGATGAGCTCTTCGCCCGACCACCTGACCCACGCTCTCCTAAG GGCTGGTTGGTGGACTTAATAAACAAATTTGGCACGTTAAACGGGTTTCAAATGTTGCACGATCGCTTCATGAGCGGCCAAGCACTGAACGTCCAGATCATCGCTGCACTTATCAA GCCTTTTGGCCAGTGTTACGAGTTCCTCACATTGCACACGGTAAAGAAGTACTTCCTTCCAGTCATCGAGATGGTTCCCCAGTTTCTAGAGAATCTCACAGATGAGGAGCTGAAGAAAGAAGCCAAGAATGAAGCCAAAAACGACGCACTGTCCATGATAATCAAGTCTCTGAAGAATCTGGCTTCTCGTGTACCAGGGCAGGAGGAGACCGTGAAGAATTTAGAGATTTTTAGATTAAAAATGATTCTTAG GTTATTGCAAATTTCTTCTTTTAACGGCAAAATGAATGCACTAAATGAAGTTAACAAGGTGATCTCCAGTGTGTCCTACTACACTCATCGACATAACCCTGAAGAGGAGGAGTGGCTGACTGCAGAGCGCATGGCG GAGTGGATCCAGCAGAACCACATCCTGTCCATTGTGCTGAGGGACAGTTTGCACCAGCCGCAGTACGTAGAGAAACTGGAGAAGATCCTTCGCTTCGTTATCAAAGAAAAAGCTCTTACAATGCAGGATCTGGACAACATCTGGGCGGCACAG GCTGGTAAACATGAGGCCATTGTGAAGAACGTCCATGACCTCCTGGCCAAGCTGGCATGGGACTTCTCACCTGAGCAGCTTGATCACCTTTTTGACTGTTTCAAG GCAAGTTGGACCAATGCCAGTAAGAAGCAGCGAGAAAAACTGCTGGAATTAATCCGGCGCTTGGCTGAGGATGATAAGGATGGGGTGATGGCCCACAAGGTCCTCAACCTCCTGTGGAACCTGGCACACAGCGATGATGTGCCTGTCGACATCATGGACCAGGCTCTGAGTGCTCACATCAAAATATTAGATTACAGTTGCTCACAG GACAGGGACACACAGAAGATTCAGTGGATAGATCGCTTCATAGAGGAGCTACGAACCAATGACAAATGGGTGATCCCTGCCCTGAAGCAAATCAGAGAAATCTGTAGCCTCTTTGGAGAAGCCCCTCAAAACCTCAG aaagaaaatgccaattaACATACAAACGAACTTAGTGGG TCAAACCCAGAGAAGCCCTCATGTGTTTTACCGCCATGACCTGATCAACCAGCTGCAGCATAACCACGCTCTGGTCACCCTGGTGGCTGAGAACCTCTCGGCCTACATGGAGACCATGAGGCAGTTCTCCAAAG AGGAACAAGCTGAGTTTGACCCCCAGACGGTTAGACCAGGAAGCCGCTACAGCCATGTACAGGAAGTACAGGAACGACTCAACTTCCTTAG GTTCCTGCTAAAAGATGGCCAGTTGTGGCTCTGTGCCCCTCAGGCCAAGCAGATCTGGAAGTGTCTGGCTGAGAACGCAGTGTTTCTCTGTGACCGTGAGGCCTGCTTCAAATG GTACTCAAAGCTGATGGGCGATGAACCAGACCTGGACCCGGACATCAATAAGGACTTCTTTGAGAACAATGTTCTGCAGTTGGACCCGTCTCTGCTGACAGAGAATGGcatgaagtgctttgagaggTTCTTCAAGGCTGTCAACTGCAGGGAGGGCAAGCTGGTGGCAAAGCGCAGGGCTTACATGATGGATGACCTTGAACTAATAGGCTTGGACTACCTCTGGAGG GTGGTAATTCAAGGAAGTGATGACATCGCCAGCCGAGCTATAGACCTGCTAAAAGAGATCTACACCAACCTTGGACCAAAACTACAAGTCAATCAG GTTGAAATTCATGAAGATTTCATCCAGTCATGTTTTGACCGTCTGAAGGCGTCCTACGACACCCTGTGTGTGTTAGACGGAGACAAAGACAGCATCAACTGCGCCCGACAGGAGGCTATCCGCATGGTGCGAGTTCTCACTGTGCTCAAAGAGTACATCAATGAGTGTGACAGTGACTACCATGAGGAGAGGACTATACTGCCTATGTCAAG AGCTTTTCGTGGGAAGCATATCACATTGATCGTCCGTTTCCCCAACCAGGGGCGTCAGGTAGATGACTTGGATATCTGGTCACACACCAATGATACAATCGGCTCGGTCCGGCGTGGCATCCTAAACAGGATCAAAGCTAATGCTGCACATACCAAGATTGAGCTCTTCATTGGTGGGGAGGTTGTGGATCCAGCTGATGACAGGAAGCTGATTGGACAGCTCAATTTGAAGGACAAAACG CTGATCACGGCCAAGCTGACGCAGGTGAGTGCCAACATGCCTTCAAGCCCAGACAGCTCCTCTGACTCATCCACTGGATCTCCCGGTAACCATGGCAACCACTTCAGCGACGGGCCCAACCCTGAGGTGGAGAGCTGTCTTCCTGGTGTG ATCATGTCGCTGCATCTGCGCTACATCTCCTTCCTGTGGCAGGTGGCTGACCTGGGCTGCAACCTCAACATGCCACTGCTCAGAGATGGAGCTCGAGTTCTCATGAAACTCATGCCTCCAG acAACACTACCGTGGAGAATCTGCGAGCTGTGTGTCTGGACCACGCCAAGCTCGGGGAGAACAGCCTCAGTCCTTCGCTGGACTCACGCTTCTTCGGCCCCTCACCTTCACAAGTGCTATACCTCATTGAG GTTGTTTATGCTTTGCTGATGCCAGCCAGTGCCACTCTGGGCGAGGACGCCAGCGACTTTCAGTACAACTTCTTGAAGAGCGGTGGGCTGCCTCTAGTGTTGAGCATGCTCACAAGGAACAACTTCCTCCCATCGGCGGACATGGAGACACGCCGTGGGGCTTACCTCAATGCGCTCAAGATTGCCAAGCTTCTCCTTACTGCCGTAGGCTTTGGGCATGTGAAGGCTGTGGCCGAGGCCTGCCAGCCCAACGCTGAGGGAAATATTCCCGTCTCACCG ATTAATCAGGCAACTCATGACCAGGCTCTGGTCCTCCAGAGTGCCCTGCAAAACATACCTAACCCTGCCTCAGAATGCATGTTGCGCAATGTAGCCATACGCCTAGCCCAGCAGATCTCTGATGAGGTAACAGAAAAT AATTTCTTCCAGGCATCGAAGTACATCCCAGACATCTGTGTGATCCGAGCGGTACAGAAAATAGTGTGGGCTTCAGGCTGTGGAACAGTGCAGCTCGTCTTCAGTTCAAATGAAGAAATCAGCAAGATATACGAGAAG ACAAATGCAGCTAAGGAGCCAGATGGGGAAGATGAGCAGGTGTGTTGTGAGGCCCTGGAGGTGATGACACTGTGCTTTGCCCTCATGCCCACGGCTCTGGACACACTCAGTAAGGAGAAGGCTTGGCAAACCTTCATCATAGACTTGCTGCTACACTGCCACAGCAA ATCTGTGCGTCAAATGGCCCAGGAGCAGTTTTTCTTGATGGCGACTAGGTGCTGTATGGGCCATCGACCCCTCCTCTTCTTTATCACCCTCCTCTTCACTGTGCTAGGG ACTACAGCCAAGGAGCGAGCCAAACATGCTGGAGACTACTTCACTTTACTCAGACATCTACTGAACTACGCCTATAATAGCAACATCAACCTGCCAAATGCTGAGGTGCTGCTCAACAATGAGATCGACTGGCTGAAACGGATAAAG GATGAGGTTAAGAGGACAGGGGAGACCGGTGTGGAGGAGACCATCCTGGAGGGCCACCTTGGGGTTACCAAAGAGCTTCTAGCCTTCCAGACACCAGAGAAGAAGTATTACATAGGCTGCGAGAAAGGAGGAGCAAACCTCATTAAG GAGCTGATCGACGACTTCATCTTCCCAGCATCTAACGTGTACCTGCAGTACATGAAGAGTGGGGAGTTCCCCACAGAGCAGGCCATCCCAGTGTGCAGCACCCCTGCCTCCATCAACGCTGGCTTTGAACTCCTGGTAGCACTGGCTGTCGGATGTGTTCGCAACCTAAAGCAAATAGTCGACACCCTGACTGACATGTACTACTTAG GTTGCGAGACACTGACAGAGTGGGAGTACTTGCCTCCGGTGGGGCCGCGGCCCAACAAAGGCTTTGTAGGTTTGAAGAACGCTGGGGCCACCTGTTATATGAACTCTGTCATTCAGCAGCTGTACATGATCCCTCCAATCCGCAACGGCATCCTGGCCATTGAGGGCACAGGCACTGATGTTGATGATGAGATGTCGGGAGATGAGAAGCAGGAGAATGAG AGTAATGTGGATCCTCGTGATGAGGTGTTCAGCTACCACCATCAGTTTGATGATAAACCCTCCAGTAAGTCAGAGGACAGGAAAGAGTACAACATTGGGGTACTACGTCACTTACAGGTCATTTTTGGACATCTGGCTGCGTCTAGACTTCAGTACTATGTCCCCAGGGGCTTCTGGAAACAGTTCAG GTTATGGGGTGAGCCAGTGAACCTGCGGGAGCAGCATGATGCTCTGGAGTTTTTCAACTCTTTGGTTGACAGTTTGGATGAAGCTCTGAAAGCCCTGGGCCACCCCGCCATGCTGAGCAAGGTGCTGGGAGGGTCCTTCGCTGACCAAAAGATCTGTCAGGGATGCCCCCACAG GTATGAGTGTGAGGAGTCGTTCACAACGCTCAATGTCGACATCAGGAACCACCAGAACCTGTTGGACTCCATGGAGCAGTACGTTAAAGGGGATCTGCTTGAGGGGGCCAATGCCTACCACTGTGAGAAGTGTAATAAGAAG GTGGACACAGTGAAGCGCCTTCTGATTAAGAAGCTGCCACCTGTCCTGGCCATCCAGCTGAAGCGCTTTGACTATGACTGGGAGCGGGAGTGTGCCATCAAGTTCAATGACTACTTTGAGTTCCCAAGGGAGCTGGACATGGAGCCGTACACGGTAGCTGGTGTGGCTAAGCTAGAGGGCGATGACGTCAACCCGGAGAACCAGGTGATCCAACAGAACGAGCCCTCTGAACCCACACCTCCCGGCAGCTCCAAGTACCGTCTGGTGGGAGTGCTGGTCCACTCAGGGCAGGCCAGTGGCGGACACTACTATTCCTACATAATCCAGAGGAACGGGGGTGATGGCGAGAAGAACCGCTGGTATAAGTTTGATGATGGTGATGTGACTGAGTGCAAGATGGACgatgaggaggagatgaagaacCAGTGCTTTGGAGGGGAGTACATGGGCGAGGTGTTCGATCATATGATGAAAAGGATGTCGTACCGGAGGCAGAAGCGCTGGTGGAATGCCTACATCCTATTCTATGAGCGTATGGACTCACTGGACAAGGACAGCGAGCTTGTCAAATACATCTCGGAGTTGACCATCTCCTCCACCAAGCCGAATCAGGTCAAGATGCCTGGTGTCATCGAGTGCAGCGTCCGCAAGCAGAACGTCCAATTCATGCACAACCGAATGCAATACAGCCTGGAATATTTCCAGTTCATTAAGAAACTTCTGACCTGTAACAGTGTCTATTTAAACCCTCCTCCAG GACAAGACCATCTTCTGCCAGAGGCAGAGGAAATTGCGATGATAAGTGCTCAGCTGGCTGCTAGGTTCCTCTTCAGCACAGGTTTTCACACCAAGAAAGTAGTACGGGGTCCTGCCAGTGATTG GTATGACGCCCTCTGCATCCTGCTGAGACACAGTAAGAATGTACGCTATTGGTTTGCACACAAAGTCCTGTTTGCTTACCCTAACCGGTTCTCAGAGTACCTGCTTGAGTGCCCGAGCGCTGAGGTCCGTGGCGCATTTGCCAAGCTCATTGTCTTCATCGCTCACTTCTCCCTGCAAGACGGGCCGTGCCCCTCCCCCACCGCCTCGCCTGGACCCTCTACTCAG GGCTGTGATAACCTCAGTCTAAGTGACCACCTGTTGAGAGCTGTACTCAACCTGCTCAGAAGAGAGGTTTCTGAACACGGCCGTCACCTGCAGCAGTACTTCAACCTCTTTGTCATGTATGCAAATCTGG GCCTGGCAGAAAAGACCCAGCTGTTGAAGCTGAATGTCCCTGCCACTTTCATGTTGGTCGCTCTGGATGAGGGTCCCGGCCCTCCCATTAAGTACCAGTATGCTGAGCTGGGCAAGCTCTACACTGTGGTCTCCCAACTGGTCCGTTGCTGTGACGTCGCCGCACGCATGCAGTCCTCCATCAATG GTAACCCTCCTCTCCCTAACCCATATGGTGACACCAACTTGACAACCCCAGTGATGCCGGTGCAGCAGCTGGTGGCAGAGATCCTGTTTGTGAGGACCAGCTATGTGAAGAAGATCATCGAGGACTGCAGCAACTCTGAGGAGACCGTGAAGCTGCTTCGCTTCAGCTGCTGGGAGAACCCTCAGTTCTCCTCCACTGTGCTCAGTGAGCTGCTCTGGCAG GTCGCGTACTCCTACACCTATGAGCTGAGGCCTTACCTGGACTTGCTGCTACAGATCCTGCTCATCGAGGACTCCTGGCAGACACACAG GATCCACAATGTGCTGAAGGGCATTCCCGATGATCGAGATGGGCTCTTTGACACCATCCAGCGCTCCAAGAACCACTACCAGAAACGAGCCTACCAGTGCATCAAGTGCATGGTGGCCCTCTTTAGCAACTGCTCCGTGGCTTACCAGATCCTGCAG AGTAATGGCGACCTGAAACGAAAGTGGACGTGGGCAGTGGAGTGGTTAGGAGACGAGCTGGAGAGGAGGCCATACACTGGCAACCCCCAGTACACTTACAACAACTGGTCTCCTCCGGTTCAGAGCAACGAGACCTCAAACGGCTATTTCCTGGAGCGTTCGCACAGCGCACGTATGACACTTGCCAAGGCCTGTGAACTTTGTCCTGAGGAG GAGCCAGATGAACAGGAAGCACCTGATGATCAAGACTCTTCCCCACCTGAGGACACCTCTCTGTACCCGCACTCTCCTGGAACCACACAGTTTCAGCAG AACAACCACCCCCATGGGCAGCCGTACACCGGGCCTGCTGCTCAGCACATGAACAACCCTCAGCGTCCTGGTCCTGCCTCTGCCCCGACTCCAGGCCCTACCCAGACCACCCCAGGCCCTACCCAGACCACCCCAGGTCCTGGTCCCACTCCCGGTCCAGGCCCGCGAGCACAAGAGAACTGGGAGAGCACCGAGGAGGTCGCGCCCGCCCCTGCCCCTGCCCCCACCACCTCTACTACCCCAGCGCCTGCCCCGCCTAAGGAGTAA